The genomic stretch AATGGTGGCAGACTGATCAAGGTGTATATTGGTACCAATTTTAACTCTACTTATGTAGCTGCAGTAAACGAAGCGATTGCCCGCTATAATGAGTTAAACCTTGACTTAACTTTTCAGAGAACAACCAACAGCTCTGAGGCCGACATTAAAGTAACTCGCTTGAGCTGGTTCCTTGAACTTTTCGGGGTGTTAGGTTCAGCTGGTTTCCCCGAAAATGGGAATCCTTTTGGTGAAATTAAACTAAGTGGAAGGTTGTCTTATGGGGTAGATGGCATTGCTACGGTAATGGCACACGAAATGGGGCATTGCATTGGTTTCCGTCATACCGATTATTTTGATCGCTCTATCAGTTGTGGTGGCTCTACCAACGACGAAGGTGACGGTGGCGTAGGTGCTATCCAAATTCCGGGTACTCCTTCAGGAGCTTCTGTATCGGCTGGTTCATGGATGCTTGCTTGCTTTGCGGGGAGTAACCGTGATTTTAACGCTGACGATGTTACAGCACTTAACTGGATGTATAAAGGTAACTTCTAAGAATTTTTATAGGATTTATAGTAAGCTTATGTAGGTCAGTGCCCAATGTTTATTCTTAGACATTGGGCACTTTTGCTTTCTAAATGTTACAGAAATGCCTTGAATGGTCCCCAACTTGTATAGAAAAATGCATTGCTGCTGAACGCTGTCAGTGTCAGCTTTTTGGCAACTATTATCAAAATACTATCGGTTCTTGGTTTATTTCTTAACTTTCTTGATATTTTTTTAAATAAACCC from Microscilla marina ATCC 23134 encodes the following:
- a CDS encoding M57 family metalloprotease; its protein translation is MKLLTKLSSVVLMTVVFFTFSCQQKEQDNTPKPEKVSAEVLTQIKAMGFSTEGVLKTDDGYIVENDIFIPTRRLGEKAERRVLLRAGQEEQYRTTNVVNSNGGRLIKVYIGTNFNSTYVAAVNEAIARYNELNLDLTFQRTTNSSEADIKVTRLSWFLELFGVLGSAGFPENGNPFGEIKLSGRLSYGVDGIATVMAHEMGHCIGFRHTDYFDRSISCGGSTNDEGDGGVGAIQIPGTPSGASVSAGSWMLACFAGSNRDFNADDVTALNWMYKGNF